The genomic stretch TTGTTTAAGGCTGGAAGGGCTTAAGAATGGCATAAGCCCCTCCAGTATCAGCAGGAGGGCAAGGGCAGTTAACAAATCGTTCCAGTTAAATGCCACGGGTCAGTTTATCGAATCGCTTGATTTTTGAAATAGCGGAAGAACTCAGAACTGGGGTCCACGACCATCACATCACCGTTTTTACCCATGGCGTTGCGGTAAGCGCCCAAGCTACGGTAGAACGCGTAGAATTCAGCATCCTGCTGGTAAGCACGGGCGTAAATATCCGCCGCTTTAGCATCGCCTTCACCACGGATGGTTTCCGATTCCTTGTAGGCTTCTGCTTTGAGGATGGTGGCTTCACGGTCAGCCGTGGCTTCGATCTTGGCAGCTTCTTCCTTACCGCGTGAACGGAAGTCTTGCGCAACCCGTTGACGGTCAGAACGCATCCGGTCGTAAACGGAGTCGCTAACCGTATCCGGGAAGTCGATCCGGCTGACGCGCACGTCAACAATTTCGATACCGAGTTGTTTGGCGACTTCGTTGGACTTGCTTTCCAGACCTTGCATGATATTGCCACGTTCGGCAGACAGCGCCTGTTCAATGGTGCGGCGGCTAAATTCGTTGCGCAAGCCATCTTTCATGAGCTGTTCCAGACGGTTTTCAGCATCGCCGATGCGCCCGCCGCCGGTCGCACCGTAGAAGGCTGCCACATTCTGAATGCGCCATTTAACGAAGAAATCCACGGTCACATATTTTTTCTCACCCGTCAGGAATTGCTCCGGTTTGGAAGTGAGCGTCTGGATGCGTGCCGGGAAGGTGGTGACGCTATTCACGAAGGGTAGGCGGAAGTGCAGCCCTGGCCCAATATCCGCGTTCACAATTTCGCGGAATTTGAAGAGGATGGCTTTTTCACGCTGGTCAACGGTATACAGGGAATTGTAGAGCAGTAAAGCAATCAAGCCGATCACGCCTGCGATCATGTTTTTAATATCCATTAGCGGCTCTCCCTGATGCTGGGTTCACGGGGTTGGCGCATCACATCGCCATTACTAATGCCACCAGCAGCAGAGGTGGCAGCGTTACCATTGTTGATGGCTTGAGCTGCTTGTGCGGCTACCGCTGGAGGAATGGTTTCGCTGTTGGCAGCCCCTGTTTGTATGCCCAGTTTGTCGAGTGGCAGATACATCAGGTTGTTGCTGTTGGTGCTGTCAATCATGACTTTGCGGCTGGCTGACATGACCTCTTCCATGGTATCCAGATAGAGGCGTTCACGAGTAATCGCAGGTGCTTTGCGGTATTCGCCGACCAGTTGGGTAAAACGGGATGCGTCACCTTCCGCTCTGGCGACGGTTTCCTGACGGTAGGCTTCAGCACTGGCCTTGACCCGCGCTGCTTCACCACGCGCTTCCGGGAGAACCCGGTTGGAGTAGGTTTCCGCTTCGTTTTTGTAACGGTTGGCGTCTTCCCGTGCTTTGTTGGCTTCGTCAAAGGCTGCTTTGACTTGGGGAGGGGCTTCCGCGTAGGTCAGGTTAACCGTGATGACTTGCAAGCCAATTTTGTAGCTGTCGAGGACTTGCTGCATTTGGCTCTGGATAGCAATGGCGATTTGTTCGCGGCCTTCCTTGAGGATGAAGTCCATATCATTGCGGCCAATGACTTCACGGGTGGTGCCGCGCAGCACTTGATACAAGGTTCCCTGTGTCTGGTCAGTGGTGGAGTCAGGGTTTAAAACGTTGAACGCAAATTCTTCCGGGTTGCGGACTTTGTATTGTGCTGATACCGCGATTTCAACGATGTTTTCGTCTTTGGTCAGCATGATACTGCGGTCTTGCGCACTACGGTTTTGCTCAACGTCGACGATTTCAACGGTTTCGATAGGGTAAGGCATACGCCAGTGCAGACCCGCATCAGTGGTTTCCTGATACGCACCAAAGCGTAATACCAAGCCTTCTTGACGTGAGTCAACCGTATAAAAACCTGACAGTAGCCAGCCAATGACCAGCACGCCCGCCAGTAACAGCAAGCCTTTGCCGCCTTGGTTGTTAGCGTCGCCATCACCACCGGAACCACCAAACAGGGTGCCGAGTTTTTGGTTAAGTTTACGGATAAGTTCTTCGGGATCATTGCCACCCGATCCGCGTTTTTTGCCAGACCATGGGTCTTGTTGATTCCCACCCGGTTCGTTCCAGG from Thiothrix litoralis encodes the following:
- a CDS encoding DUF2065 domain-containing protein encodes the protein MAFNWNDLLTALALLLILEGLMPFLSPSSLKQAYRELLKLPDKTLRTIGLVSVIAGILLLFLTE
- the hflC gene encoding protease modulator HflC, translating into MDIKNMIAGVIGLIALLLYNSLYTVDQREKAILFKFREIVNADIGPGLHFRLPFVNSVTTFPARIQTLTSKPEQFLTGEKKYVTVDFFVKWRIQNVAAFYGATGGGRIGDAENRLEQLMKDGLRNEFSRRTIEQALSAERGNIMQGLESKSNEVAKQLGIEIVDVRVSRIDFPDTVSDSVYDRMRSDRQRVAQDFRSRGKEEAAKIEATADREATILKAEAYKESETIRGEGDAKAADIYARAYQQDAEFYAFYRSLGAYRNAMGKNGDVMVVDPSSEFFRYFKNQAIR
- the hflK gene encoding FtsH protease activity modulator HflK, with the translated sequence MPWNEPGGNQQDPWSGKKRGSGGNDPEELIRKLNQKLGTLFGGSGGDGDANNQGGKGLLLLAGVLVIGWLLSGFYTVDSRQEGLVLRFGAYQETTDAGLHWRMPYPIETVEIVDVEQNRSAQDRSIMLTKDENIVEIAVSAQYKVRNPEEFAFNVLNPDSTTDQTQGTLYQVLRGTTREVIGRNDMDFILKEGREQIAIAIQSQMQQVLDSYKIGLQVITVNLTYAEAPPQVKAAFDEANKAREDANRYKNEAETYSNRVLPEARGEAARVKASAEAYRQETVARAEGDASRFTQLVGEYRKAPAITRERLYLDTMEEVMSASRKVMIDSTNSNNLMYLPLDKLGIQTGAANSETIPPAVAAQAAQAINNGNAATSAAGGISNGDVMRQPREPSIRESR